In Elaeis guineensis isolate ETL-2024a chromosome 1, EG11, whole genome shotgun sequence, a genomic segment contains:
- the LOC105032138 gene encoding uncharacterized protein yields MAKLLRFAAHQARTPPATHFRRFLSSDPTNPKQEIDIERAKGGGGGGGGGPENLVKKLEALIHRGRFESALPLAKTLILSHREVFPSPSHLFRALSSSPSAATLLVAACADLNLPDAALDLLSSVPEGRRRFPSIYYGKLLLEYLVSARRYSDARHLFSLIVSCGISPDTPAYNKAIQSAVKSGDVDGALGLLDRMKGIDRRNPDAFTYNVLISGLWRKRRAGDAQKLFDEMVEREIAPTIVTYNMMTDGYCKAGDLDSAFAIRDRIRASGLKPNLITYNSLLSGLCRAPRMDETKQLLEEMEAAGLVPDGFTYSILFDGHSRCGNVESSLTLFEESMEKGVQISAYTCSILLNGLCKDGKVSKAEEVLERLTEKGLVPTSVIYNTIVDGYCRVGYLEGAFSAIRRMGSLGLKSDFITYNSLINGLCKLGRMAKAEEMVKEMVEKGVFPSVETYNSLIDAYGRDGKFERCSGIIKEMQEMGIKPNVVSYGSLVNGLCKKCKLVEAEAIFQDMVARDIQPNVQIYNMLIDGNGKLGNLKRTSELIEDMKRRGISPSIVTYNSLIKCLCGEGFLSEAEDLAFRLRVEGLSPDVITYGTLISAYCNIGNAKKAIEFYQEMEKLGVKPTLATYHSLISRLGKDGRMYELDTLYQQMLQNNLAPDRGVYSALINSYMKYGDERRALALQQEMEDRGLSLYEVTCTRSEVGMCTEGQI; encoded by the coding sequence ATGGCGAAGCTCCTTCGCTTCGCCGCCCACCAAGCCCGAACTCCCCCGGCCACCCATTTCCGACGATTCCTCTCCTCCGATCCCACGAACCCCAAACAAGAGATAGACATCGAACGAGCCaaaggcggcggcggcggtggcggcggaGGACCGGAGAATCTCGTGAAGAAGCtcgaagctctcatccaccgCGGCCGCTTCGAGTCCGCCCTACCCCTCGCCAAAACCTTAATCCTCTCCCACAGAGAGGTATTCCCTTCCCCATCCCACCTGTTTCGAGCCCTCTCCAGCTCCCCCTCCGCCGCCACCCTCCTCGTCGCTGCCTGCGCCGACCTCAACCTTCCCGACGCTGCCCTCGACCTCCTCTCCTCCGTCCCCGAGGGCCGACGCCGGTTCCCTTCTATCTATTATGGCAAGCTCCTGCTCGAATACCTAGTCTCCGCTCGGAGATACTCCGATGCCCGGCACCTCTTTTCCTTGATCGTTTCCTGTGGAATTTCCCCTGATACCCCGGCCTACAACAAAGCCATCCAATCTGCAGTGAAATCCGGCGATGTCGATGGAGCTCTGGGGCTATTGGACCGGATGAAGGGAATTGATCGAAGAAATCCCGACGCTTTCACGTACAATGTTCTAATCTCTGGTTTATGGAGGAAGCGGAGAGCTGGGGACGCCCAGAAGCTGTTTGATGAAATGGTGGAGAGGGAAATCGCGCCGACTATTGTCACATATAACATGATGACGGATGGGTATTGTAAAGCTGGGGACTTGGATTCTGCTTTTGCGATCCGGGACAGGATACGGGCCTCTGGTTTGAAGCCGAACCTCATCACGTACAATTCACTGCTTTCTGGGCTCTGTCGTGCTCCCCGCATGGACGAAACTAAACAGTTGTTGGAGGAAATGGAGGCTGCTGGGCTTGTGCCAGATGGGTTCACATACAGTATTCTATTTGATGGGCATTCAAGATGTGGGAATGTGGAGTCATCGCTTACTTTGTTTGAGGAATCGATGGAAAAGGGTGTCCAGATTTCAGCCTACACATGCAGTATTTTGTTGAATGGACTTTGCAAGGACGGGAAGGTTTCGAAAGCCGAAGAGGTCTTGGAGAGGTTGACAGAAAAGGGTTTAGTTCCAACAAGTGTGATTTATAATACGATCGTTGATGGCTACTGCCGAGTTGGGTATTTGGAAGGGGCCTTCTCTGCCATAAGGCGGATGGGATCACTTGGGTTGAAGTCTGACTTCATCACTTACAATTCACTGATAAATGGACTCTGCAAATTAGGGAGGATGGCTAAGGCAGAGGAGATGGTGAAAGAGATGGTGGAGAAGGGAGTGTTCCCAAGTGTGGAGACCTACAATTCTCTCATCGATGCCTATGGGAGAGATGGCAAATTTGAAAGGTGTTCTGGAATTATTAAGGAAATGCAAGAGATGGGGATCAAACCGAATGTTGTTTCCTATGGTTCTCTGGTTAATGGCTTGTGTAAGAAGTGCAAGCTCGTTGAAGCAGAAGCCATCTTCCAGGACATGGTAGCCAGAGATATTCAGCCCAATGTGCAAATCTACAATATGCTCATTGATGGAAATGGTAAACTGGGCAATCTCAAACGTACCAGTGAATTGATTgaggacatgaagaggagagggattTCTCCAAGTATCGTAACTTATAATTCTTTAATAAAATGTCTCTGTGGCGAGGGATTCCTATCTGAAGCTGAAGATTTGGCATTTCGATTAAGAGTTGAAGGTCTGAGCCCTGACGTGATTACATATGGTACTCTAATCTCTGCATATTGCAATATTGGCAATGCGAAGAAGGCAATTGAATTCTATCAAGAGATGGAGAAGTTAGGCGTCAAACCAACCTTAGCTACATATCATTCACTAATAAGTCGTTTGGGCAAGGATGGAAGAATGTATGAACTTGATACTTTATATCAGCAGATGTTGCAGAACAATCTGGCTCCTGATAGGGGTGTATACAGTGCACTGATTAATTCGTACATGAAATATGGAGATGAAAGAAGAGCACTTGCTTTGCAGCAAGAGATGGAAGACAGGGGCCTATCACTTTATGAGGTGACATGCACTAGATCAGAGGTCGGCATGTGTACAGAAGGTCAGATATAA
- the LOC140850894 gene encoding LOW QUALITY PROTEIN: uncharacterized protein (The sequence of the model RefSeq protein was modified relative to this genomic sequence to represent the inferred CDS: inserted 3 bases in 2 codons; deleted 2 bases in 1 codon), which produces MEKGNAVRYQRNGCDSMFTEDSNVNGFCRYHDSDMANRLRLAVHRARTPASSPFRRPLSSVPTNPEEGKDTGRAENGDSSGGGGPENLVKKLRALIRRGRFESALPLAKTLILSHKEVFPSPFHLFQALSPSPFVASLLVAACADLKLPDAAIDLPSALPEGRRRFPSLYYGKLLLEAIVSARRYSDAWHLFSLIVSCGIXPDTPAYNKAIQSAVKSGDTDGALELLDRMKRIDRRKPDAFTYNVLISGLWRERRAGDAQKLFDEMVEREISPTIVTYNMMSDGYCKAGDLDSAFGMRDRIRASGLKPNLVTYNSLLSGLCRARRMDETERLLEEMEADGLVPDGFTYSILFDGHSRCGNVEPSLALFDESMKKGVQIEAYTCSILLDGLCKDGKVLKAEEVLEKLTEKGFVPTSVIYTTMVDGYCRVGDLEGAFSAPRRMESLGLKSDFITYSSLINGLCKLGRMAEAEEMVEKGVFPTVGIYNSLIDAYGRAGQFERCSXIIKEMQEKMGIKPNVVSYGSLLNGLCKKHKIADAEALFQDLVAGDIQPNLQIYNMLIDANGRVGNFQRANELIGDMKRRGISPSIVTYNSLIKGLCCEGFLSEAEDQALQLRDEGLSPDVITYGTLISVYCKVSNMKKAIEIYEEMEKLGLKPTLATYHALISHLGKDGRMYEVDSLYQKMLHNNLAPDRGVYSVLINSYAKYGDQRKALALRQEMEERGLSLSEMTCTSSVIDVYRGSDIRSNCCVPGTLVKDYLQAVF; this is translated from the exons ATGGAGAAGGGCAACGCCGTTCGATACCAAAGGAATGGATGCGACTCCATGTTTACCGAGGACAGCAACGTCAATGGCTTCTGCCGTTATCACGATTCC GACATGGCGAATCGCCTTCGCCTCGCCGTCCACAGAGCCCGAACTCCTGCATCATCCCCTTTCCGAAGACCTCTGTCTTCCGTTCCCACGAACCCCGAAGAAGGAAAAGACACCGGACGAGCAGAAAACGGCGACAGCAGCGGTGGTGGAGGACCAGAGAATCTCGTGAAGAAGCTCCGAGCGCTCATCCGCCGCGGCCGCTTCGAGTCCGCCCTACCCCTCGCCAAAACCCTAATCCTCTCCCACAAAGAGGTATTCCCTTCCCCATTCCACCTCTTCCAAGCCCTTTCCCCCTCCCCCTTCGTCGCAAGCCTCCTTGTGGCGGCCTGCGCCGACCTCAAACTCCCCGACGCCGCCATTGACCTCCCCTCCGCCCTCCCCGAGGGCCGGCGACGGTTCCCCTCCCTCTACTACGGCAAGCTACTGCTCGAAGCCATAGTCTCCGCTCGAAGGTACTCAGATGCCTGGCATCTCTTCTCCTTGATCGTTTCCTGCGGAAT TCCCGACACCCCGGCCTACAACAAAGCCATCCAATCTGCAGTAAAATCCGGCGATACTGATGGAGCCCTGGAGCTGTTGGACCGGATGAAGCGAATTGATCGAAGAAAGCCCGACGCTTTCACGTACAATGTTCTTATCTCTGGTTTGTGGAGGGAGCGGCGAGCAGGAGATGCCCAGAAGCTGTTTGATGAAATGGTGGAGAGGGAAATCTCGCCGACTATTGTCACATATAACATGATGTCTGACGGGTATTGTAAAGCTGGAGACTTGGATTCTGCTTTTGGAATGCGGGACAGGATACGGGCCTCTGGTTTGAAGCCGAACCTCGTCACGTACAATTCACTGCTTTCTGGGCTCTGTCGTGCTCGCCGCATGGATGAGACCGAACGGTTGTTGGAAGAGATGGAGGCCGATGGGCTTGTGCCTGATGGATTCACGTACAGTATTTTATTTGATGGGCATTCAAGATGTGGGAATGTGGAGCCATCGCTTGCATTGTTTGATGAATCGATGAAAAAGGGTGTGCAGATTGAAGCCTACACGTGCAGTATTTTGTTGGATGGGCTTTGCAAGGACGGGAAGGTTTTGAAGGCCGAAGAGGTCTTGGAGAAGCTGACAGAAAAGGGTTTCGTTCCAACAAGTGTGATTTATACTACAATGGTCGATGGCTACTGCCGAGTTGGGGATTTGGAGGGGGCCTTCTCTGCCCCGAGACGGATGGAGTCACTTGGGTTGAAGTCTGACTTCATCACTTACAGTTCACTGATAAATGGACTCTGCAAATTAGGGAGGATGGCCGAGGCAGAGGAGATGGTGGAGAAGGGAGTGTTCCCAACTGTAGGGATCTACAATTCTCTCATCGATGCCTATGGACGagctggccaatttgaaaggTGCT GAATTATTAAGGAGATGCAAGAGAAGATGGGGATCAAACCAAATGTTGTGTCCTATGGTTCTCTGTTGAATGGCTTGTGTAAGAAGCACAAAATTGCGGATGCGGAAGCCCTCTTCCAAGACTTGGTAGCCGGAGATATTCAACCCAATCTGCAAATCTACAATATGCTCATTGATGCAAATGGTAGAGTGGGCAACTTCCAACGTGCCAACGAATTGATTggggacatgaagaggagagggattTCTCCAAGTATTGTAACTTATAATTCTCTAATAAAAGGCCTCTGTTGTGAAGGATTCCTATCTGAAGCTGAAGACCAGGCATTGCAATTAAGAGATGAAGGTCTGAGCCCTGATGTGATAACATACGGTACTCTAATCTCCGTATATTGCAAAGTTAGCAACATGAAGAAGGCAATTGAAATCTATGAAGAAATGGAGAAGTTAGGCCTCAAACCCACCTTAGCTACATATCATGCATTAATAAGTCATTTGGGAAAGGATGGAAGAATGTATGAAGTTGATTCTTTATATCAGAAGATGTTGCACAACAATCTGGCACCCGATAGGGGTGTGTACAGTGTACTGATTAATTCATACGCAAAATATGGAGATCAAAGAAAAGCACTTGCTTTGCGGCAAGAGATGGAAGAGAGGGGGCTGTCACTTTCTGAAATGACTTGCACAAGTTCCGTGATTGAC GTGTACAGAGGATCAGATATAAGAAGTAATTGTTGTGTGCCTGGTACTTTAGTTAAGGACTACCTCCAAGCAGTCTTCTAA
- the LOC105032140 gene encoding sucrose nonfermenting 4-like protein, with the protein MLSSGMDPPQEPSGLAGSVLVPTRFVWPYGGKRVFLTGSFTRWSEHLPMSPVEGCPTVFQAICSLTPGVHEYKFYVDGEWRHDEQQPSVTGRYGTVNTVFLTREPDPIPAILSPGTPGSRMNMDVDSEAFQHVVTLSDGAMHEATHRISETDIQISRYRISVFLSMHTAYDLLPDSGKVIALDVNLPVKQAFHILYEQGIPVAPLWDFYRGQFVGVLSALDFILILRELGSHGSNLTEEELETHTISAWKEGKQQLYRQMDGHARPCQRRLIHAGPYDSLKDVALKILQNEVATVPIIHSSSQDGSFPQLLHLASLSGILKCICRHFRHSSSSLPVLQQPVCTIPVGTWVPKIGDPNGRALEMLRPSASLSSALSLLVKARVSSIPIVDDNDSLLDTYSRSDITALAKDRAYAHIRLDEMSVHQALQLGQDANSPYGFFNGQRCQMCLRSDPLQKVMERLANPGVRRVIIVEAGSKRVEGIISLSDVFRFLLG; encoded by the exons TCGGGGATGGATCCTCCACAAGAACCCAGTGGACTTGCAGGTAGTGTGCTAGTTCCGACACGGTTTGTGTGGCCGTATGGTGGGAAAAGGGTTTTCCTGACTGGTTCTTTCACGAG GTGGTCTGAACATTTGCCAATGTCCCCTGTAGAGGGCTGTCCTACAGTATTTCAGGCTATTTGCAGTTTGACACCTGGTGTGCATGAG TACAAATTCTATGTTGATGGAGAATGGCGGCATGATGAACAGCAACCTTCTGTGACAGGGAGGTATGGGACAGTGAACACTGTGTTCTTAACCAGGGAGCCTGATCCCATACCTGCAATTTTGAGCCCAGGAACACCTGGCAGTAGAATGAACATGGACGTAGACAGTGAGGCCTTTCAGCATGTG GTGACATTATCGGATGGTGCCATGCATGAGGCAACTCATAGGATTTCAGAGACTGATATACAGATTTCTCGCTATCGCATTTCTGTATTCTTGTCTATGCATACTGCTTATGATTTGCTTCCTGATTCAGGCAAG GTCATTGCTCTCGATGTTAATTTGCCTGTGAAGCAAGCTTTTCATATCCTCTATGAACAG GGAATTCCTGTGGCTCCTCTGTGGGACTTCTACAGGGGTCAATTTGTTGGCGTACTCAGTGCATTGGATTTCATATTAATTCTGAGAGAG CTTGGGAGTCATGGTTCAAATCTAACTGAGGAAGAGCTAGAAACTCATACAATATCTGCTTGGAAAGAGGGAAAACAACAACTTTATAGGCAAATGGATGGACATGCGAGACCATGTCAACGGCGCCTGATACAT GCTGGTCCTTACGACTCCTTGAAAGATGTTGCTTTAAAGATTTTGCAAAATGAAGTAGCTACAGTTCCAATCATCCATTCATCATCACAGGATGGGTCATTTCCACAATTGTTGCATCTTGCTTCTCTTTCTGGAATTCTAAAAT GCATCTGCAGGCACTTTAGACACTCTTCTAGTTCTTTGCCTGTTCTACAACAACCAGTTTGCACCATTCCCGTGGGTACATGGGTTCCGAAAATTGGTGATCCAAATGGGCGCGCACTAGAAATGTTGAGACCGAGTGCATCGCTAAGCTCTGCCCTCTCTTTGTTGGTTAAAG CCCGAGTTAGTTCAATACCTATAGTTGATGACAATGATTCATTGCTGGACACATATTCGAGAAG TGACATCACAGCTTTGGCTAAAGACAGAGCTTATGCGCATATTCGTCTTGATGAAATGAGTGTTCATCAG GCACTGCAACTTGGGCAAGATGCAAATTCCCCGTATGGATTTTTCAACGGGCAGAGATGCCAGATGTGTCTCCGCTCCGATCCTCTGCAGAAAGTAATGGAGCGATTGGCTAATCCTG GAGTGCGGCGTGTCATTATTGTCGAGGCTGGAAGCAAGCGTGTTGAAGGCATAATTTCATTAAGTGATGTATTCAGGTTTCTGCTGGGTTAG